One Chloroherpetonaceae bacterium DNA segment encodes these proteins:
- a CDS encoding type II toxin-antitoxin system prevent-host-death family antitoxin: MITTTVSDFRKDVKKYLDKVTDDYETLVINRGKDVGVVVISLEEYNALNATQYELSSKTNEKRLDRAIKKLKAGKGKRRKLIEVE; encoded by the coding sequence ATGATTACAACCACGGTTTCTGATTTTCGAAAGGATGTTAAAAAGTACCTTGATAAGGTAACCGATGACTACGAGACATTGGTTATCAATCGAGGAAAGGATGTGGGGGTTGTTGTTATCTCTCTTGAGGAATACAACGCACTGAATGCAACCCAGTATGAACTTTCGTCCAAAACAAATGAGAAAAGATTAGACAGAGCAATTAAAAAGTTAAAGGCAGGAAAAGGGAAGCGAAGAAAATTGATTGAAGTTGAATGA
- a CDS encoding DUF4276 family protein → MRVEFLLEEESMKNVLEILLPQILPDSYKLNENCFLRPHNGKSDLRKSISNKVKVFSRLYEPTKIVILHDQDSNDCKALKKDLKKICEVNGNCPVLIRIPCKELESWYLGDMEAIEQAYPRFKANKFLGKEKFRNPDLCQAAEELKKLIPNFQKGVASKSIPNYMSLEKKTSPSFKEFVRGVKKFLN, encoded by the coding sequence ATGAGAGTAGAATTTCTTTTAGAAGAAGAATCAATGAAAAATGTTTTGGAAATTCTACTTCCACAGATTTTACCGGATTCTTACAAACTAAACGAGAACTGCTTTCTAAGACCGCACAACGGCAAAAGCGATTTGAGGAAATCTATTTCAAACAAAGTAAAGGTTTTCTCCCGCTTATATGAGCCAACAAAAATTGTAATACTGCACGACCAAGATTCCAATGATTGCAAAGCCTTAAAAAAAGACTTGAAAAAGATATGCGAAGTGAATGGCAACTGCCCGGTTTTAATTCGAATCCCGTGCAAAGAATTAGAGTCGTGGTATTTGGGTGATATGGAAGCGATAGAACAAGCGTACCCTCGTTTTAAGGCAAATAAATTTCTAGGTAAAGAAAAGTTTAGAAATCCGGATTTATGCCAAGCAGCAGAAGAATTGAAAAAGTTGATTCCCAACTTTCAAAAAGGAGTTGCCTCAAAATCAATCCCGAACTATATGAGTCTTGAAAAAAAAACATCGCCAAGTTTTAAGGAGTTTGTGAGAGGTGTGAAAAAATTTCTCAATTGA
- a CDS encoding nucleotidyltransferase, which translates to MEGFDATLARIDSLCKRSNLDYIVIGGVAVMYYESARQTTDIDLSVDTEIGEFNKVVNIFTSNGFRAVKENPLVFFERYFVLPLIDDVNGIKVDVAAGVGGFEKLSISRGKRVTFGNAEFNIATPEDMLIFKLFAARERDIADVKYLIRRFRKQLSIPYLKSTAKKFQELERGDILENLNRFLGE; encoded by the coding sequence ATGGAAGGATTTGATGCAACTCTCGCAAGAATAGATTCTCTCTGTAAAAGAAGTAATCTTGATTATATCGTAATAGGTGGCGTTGCCGTTATGTATTATGAAAGCGCCCGCCAAACCACGGATATAGATCTATCGGTTGACACAGAAATAGGCGAGTTTAATAAAGTCGTAAATATTTTTACATCAAATGGGTTTAGAGCTGTAAAAGAAAACCCATTAGTATTTTTTGAAAGATATTTTGTTTTACCACTTATTGACGATGTGAACGGTATAAAAGTGGATGTGGCTGCCGGAGTTGGTGGTTTTGAAAAATTAAGTATTTCACGAGGAAAAAGAGTAACATTTGGGAATGCCGAATTCAATATCGCCACGCCTGAAGATATGCTTATCTTTAAACTCTTTGCTGCAAGAGAGCGTGATATCGCTGATGTAAAATATTTAATTCGTCGTTTTAGAAAACAATTAAGTATCCCTTATCTCAAAAGCACGGCGAAGAAATTTCAAGAATTGGAGCGGGGCGATATCTTAGAAAATTTAAATCGGTTTTTGGGCGAGTAA
- a CDS encoding DUF2283 domain-containing protein has translation MEKEITIWFDKEADFLEVLFEKEKGFFRETENDAIMEKVNMNGEIIGFSILKVSQMNPKLPLSIRLGNPV, from the coding sequence ATGGAAAAAGAAATAACAATTTGGTTTGACAAAGAGGCAGATTTCTTAGAAGTACTTTTTGAAAAGGAAAAAGGTTTCTTTAGAGAAACAGAGAATGATGCAATAATGGAAAAAGTAAATATGAATGGGGAAATAATCGGGTTTTCTATTCTCAAAGTAAGTCAAATGAACCCAAAACTCCCTTTATCAATTCGGTTAGGAAATCCTGTTTGA
- a CDS encoding Uma2 family endonuclease: MAEKQLETLLSPSDYLALERASDVKHEYVSGELRLMAGASKRHILITINLASALRKELKGKPCKTYANEMKITVGKQERYFYPDISVICGNSSFIEDDVAADAVLIAEVLSPSTEKYDRGEKFKSYQNLPSLKDYLLVSQEKKEVEWYHKVGENEWHYSRYTNPNDELHFDAIGAGLKLEEVYEEVWE; this comes from the coding sequence ATGGCAGAAAAACAACTTGAAACGCTTCTTTCTCCAAGCGATTACTTGGCATTGGAAAGAGCCTCTGATGTGAAGCACGAGTATGTTTCGGGAGAACTGCGGTTGATGGCGGGAGCTTCAAAAAGGCACATTCTTATAACAATAAATCTTGCCTCGGCTCTTAGAAAGGAATTAAAGGGGAAACCTTGCAAAACTTACGCCAACGAAATGAAAATCACTGTTGGAAAACAAGAGCGCTATTTTTACCCCGATATCTCCGTTATCTGCGGAAATTCATCATTCATTGAAGACGATGTTGCCGCGGATGCAGTATTGATTGCTGAGGTGCTTTCACCTTCAACCGAAAAGTATGATCGCGGGGAGAAGTTCAAGAGTTACCAGAACCTACCTTCGCTGAAAGATTATCTTTTGGTATCACAAGAAAAAAAGGAAGTGGAGTGGTATCACAAAGTGGGAGAAAATGAGTGGCATTACTCTCGGTACACCAACCCAAATGATGAGTTACATTTCGACGCCATTGGTGCGGGATTGAAACTGGAAGAGGTGTATGAAGAAGTTTGGGAGTAA
- a CDS encoding class I adenylate-forming enzyme family protein — MNKDLIFATHMAHAVMIEGETFMPTKYMVAEQNILDLLIQRSSEMSEEVYLTYYSSGGVHRSYTYNDFRKQVFQTANLLKSKGLIEESRVAILGYNHPDVVVFYFAAWCAGMTVVPLNASESKERLQFILENSETAFLFYLNDYQLLAESLKTEALEILSEEDFHKEKETFPDSLALGGVVDTRKKGMSNFDENATFADLETEAMIVYTSGTTGNPKGVVLTQYNLLVDANAIARHHGLVKGDAMMCVLPIHHVNGTVVTLVTPMIYGGRVVLNQKFSTEHFFERLANEKVQIVSVVPTLLQFLHAADINLTKYDLSGFRHFICGAGPLTVELVAKFEKHYGFKVIHGYGLSETTCYSCFLPTELEKTDHDRWLKDFGFPSIGVPLPINEMAILNERGEKVREGWRGEIVIRGHNVMKGYFKNPDANIKAFEKGWFHSGDEGFFKVAENGQKYFFITGRLKELIIRGGVNLSPFEIDEVLNGIDGVRAAIAVGFENDWYGEEVGAYVSLKSGVVKSKEEIISECAKRLPFQKCPKVIVFGDEIPVTSTGKYQRGKVKHLFAEWKSVQFKG, encoded by the coding sequence ATGAATAAAGATCTCATTTTTGCGACGCATATGGCACACGCCGTGATGATTGAGGGCGAAACCTTTATGCCCACAAAGTATATGGTGGCAGAACAAAATATCTTGGATTTGCTTATTCAGCGTAGCTCAGAAATGTCGGAAGAAGTCTATCTCACCTACTACAGTTCAGGCGGGGTGCATCGCTCCTACACCTATAACGATTTTCGAAAGCAGGTTTTTCAAACTGCAAATCTTTTAAAGAGTAAGGGCTTGATTGAGGAATCTCGCGTGGCGATTTTGGGCTATAATCATCCCGATGTGGTGGTGTTTTACTTTGCGGCGTGGTGTGCGGGAATGACCGTTGTGCCCCTTAACGCAAGCGAATCGAAAGAGCGGTTGCAATTCATTCTTGAAAACTCCGAAACAGCATTTCTCTTTTATTTGAATGATTATCAACTACTTGCGGAGTCGTTAAAAACGGAGGCACTTGAAATACTTTCGGAAGAGGATTTTCATAAAGAAAAGGAAACCTTTCCCGATTCACTTGCGCTTGGCGGGGTAGTGGACACGCGAAAAAAAGGCATGAGCAATTTTGATGAAAATGCCACCTTTGCCGATCTCGAAACCGAAGCAATGATTGTTTATACTTCAGGTACAACGGGAAACCCAAAAGGCGTTGTTCTTACGCAGTATAATTTACTCGTTGATGCCAATGCCATTGCTCGGCATCACGGGCTTGTGAAGGGAGATGCGATGATGTGTGTTCTGCCTATTCATCATGTTAATGGAACGGTGGTGACACTCGTAACCCCAATGATTTACGGCGGCCGTGTGGTGCTCAATCAAAAATTTTCGACTGAGCATTTCTTTGAGAGGCTGGCGAATGAAAAAGTGCAAATCGTAAGCGTGGTGCCCACCTTACTTCAATTTTTGCACGCAGCCGATATCAACCTCACGAAATATGACTTATCTGGATTCCGTCATTTTATTTGTGGGGCGGGTCCGCTGACAGTCGAGCTAGTCGCGAAGTTTGAAAAGCATTATGGATTTAAAGTGATTCACGGATACGGGCTTTCGGAAACCACCTGCTACTCGTGCTTTCTCCCAACAGAATTAGAAAAAACGGATCACGATCGGTGGCTCAAAGATTTCGGCTTTCCCTCAATTGGCGTACCGTTGCCCATCAATGAAATGGCGATCTTAAATGAGCGCGGCGAAAAAGTGCGTGAAGGCTGGCGTGGTGAGATTGTGATTCGAGGGCACAATGTGATGAAAGGCTATTTCAAAAATCCTGATGCCAATATCAAGGCTTTTGAAAAGGGATGGTTTCACTCCGGTGATGAAGGCTTTTTTAAGGTTGCGGAAAACGGTCAAAAGTATTTTTTTATAACAGGTCGGCTGAAAGAGCTCATTATTCGAGGCGGAGTGAATCTCTCTCCTTTTGAGATTGATGAAGTATTGAATGGGATTGATGGCGTAAGAGCGGCGATTGCCGTGGGGTTCGAGAATGATTGGTATGGCGAGGAAGTGGGTGCGTATGTTTCGCTGAAATCTGGCGTGGTGAAGAGTAAAGAAGAGATAATTTCTGAATGTGCTAAAAGGTTACCTTTTCAGAAATGCCCGAAGGTGATTGTCTTTGGTGACGAGATTCCCGTTACATCAACAGGGAAGTATCAGCGTGGCAAGGTGAAGCATCTTTTTGCAGAGTGGAAATCGGTCCAGTTTAAGGGATAA
- a CDS encoding NAD(P)H-dependent oxidoreductase subunit E, with product MSASHSSNENGHHHQDHHNGEHAAKQQRFAHGSHGDSLEPSTGIQEFHARHSETPESIFFTEDEKKKVQALVERYPSKESAVMRALWMAQEKFGWLSIEAINLVADSIPMPRADVFGVASFYTMYWKKPVGKTHLAICTNISCMLCGGYEVYNYVKKKYGIGNGDVTPDGLLSLEEAECLGACGMAPAMQVNNYDYIENLTIEKLESFLKEKGL from the coding sequence ATGTCAGCATCACACAGCTCTAACGAGAACGGGCATCATCATCAGGATCATCATAATGGCGAGCATGCCGCAAAGCAACAGCGCTTTGCGCACGGCAGTCACGGCGATAGCCTTGAACCCTCAACCGGAATTCAAGAGTTTCATGCACGCCACTCCGAAACTCCGGAATCTATTTTTTTCACTGAAGATGAAAAGAAAAAGGTACAAGCCCTTGTTGAGCGATACCCCTCCAAAGAATCTGCGGTGATGCGCGCACTCTGGATGGCACAGGAAAAATTTGGGTGGCTCTCGATTGAAGCCATTAATCTTGTTGCAGATTCTATTCCAATGCCGAGAGCGGATGTCTTTGGTGTGGCAAGCTTTTACACGATGTATTGGAAAAAGCCAGTGGGGAAAACGCATTTGGCCATTTGCACCAACATTTCTTGTATGCTTTGCGGCGGATATGAAGTCTATAATTATGTGAAGAAGAAATACGGCATTGGAAACGGCGATGTCACACCTGATGGATTGCTCTCTTTGGAAGAAGCCGAGTGCCTTGGCGCTTGCGGAATGGCGCCGGCAATGCAAGTCAATAATTACGACTACATCGAAAACTTAACGATAGAAAAATTAGAGTCTTTTCTCAAAGAAAAAGGACTTTAA
- a CDS encoding Txe/YoeB family addiction module toxin, whose protein sequence is MNYVFSDEAWEDYLFWQKTDPKKVKRINEIILDIARNPYTGIGKPEPLKHKYQGFWSRRIDEEHRLIYQPTKDSILIAKCRFHYDK, encoded by the coding sequence ATGAATTATGTTTTTAGTGATGAAGCTTGGGAAGACTATCTGTTTTGGCAAAAGACCGATCCAAAAAAGGTTAAAAGAATCAACGAAATTATTTTAGATATCGCACGTAATCCCTACACAGGCATTGGAAAACCTGAACCCTTAAAGCATAAATATCAAGGATTTTGGTCGAGAAGAATCGATGAAGAGCATCGATTGATTTACCAACCAACCAAAGACTCAATTCTTATTGCAAAATGTAGATTCCATTACGATAAATAA
- a CDS encoding FtsX-like permease family protein, translating into MITGVSISGLVLGVAIICIVLSVLNGFRAIVSDLFLTIETETEIIPLSGKYGVFPDSLLTELKEERRFQSAERFISTKVLMLSQKQSAMVTLKAVSETSLQNLSSQFIFGHNNLSPYGIAIGVGVSRSYSLEPNEPIRLLTPELVSAGLEALENPFLPSVLQPPAFTIENVFSSHRLYDDATIVASLKTVQDNLSLKPFEASGVAVRFQEGNFGRFDFEAKRRYLQSWLEENGYGNRFRATGLDEKHEALFRVMKLEKWGSFAILLLAVLIASLSLIGSLTMTAIEKRRDLFILSCTGLGNTALQLIFVMEGCMVAFIGICGGILVSALILYLQIQFGLIRLPYSEGFIISSYPVFIEYSDFIVVILATLFISILASLYPAYKAKELSLRYAKFREDRD; encoded by the coding sequence ATGATAACAGGCGTAAGTATCTCCGGCTTAGTGCTTGGCGTTGCCATTATTTGCATTGTGCTTTCGGTCTTAAATGGATTTAGGGCAATCGTGAGCGATTTATTTCTGACGATTGAAACTGAAACAGAGATTATTCCGCTTTCCGGCAAGTATGGTGTCTTTCCAGATTCTTTGCTAACAGAATTAAAAGAAGAACGAAGATTTCAATCTGCAGAGCGATTTATCTCTACAAAAGTTTTAATGTTAAGCCAAAAGCAAAGCGCAATGGTTACACTGAAAGCGGTTTCTGAAACTTCGCTTCAAAACTTATCTTCACAATTTATTTTTGGGCACAATAACCTTTCGCCTTACGGCATTGCGATTGGCGTGGGTGTTTCTCGTTCCTATTCACTAGAGCCAAATGAACCCATTCGGTTGCTTACGCCTGAACTGGTAAGTGCAGGTCTTGAAGCACTTGAAAATCCGTTTTTACCCAGCGTGCTACAGCCCCCAGCATTCACGATTGAAAATGTGTTTTCGTCGCATCGCCTTTATGATGATGCTACGATTGTCGCAAGCCTCAAAACGGTTCAAGATAATCTTTCTCTCAAGCCTTTTGAAGCCAGTGGGGTGGCCGTTCGATTTCAAGAAGGCAATTTTGGACGATTTGATTTCGAAGCCAAACGCCGCTATCTCCAATCGTGGCTTGAAGAAAATGGGTATGGCAATCGGTTTCGCGCGACGGGGTTGGATGAAAAGCATGAGGCACTTTTTCGGGTAATGAAGCTTGAAAAATGGGGAAGTTTTGCCATTCTCTTGCTTGCAGTACTTATTGCATCGCTCAGTTTGATTGGCTCACTCACAATGACAGCCATAGAAAAGCGCCGAGATCTCTTCATCCTTTCTTGCACCGGACTTGGCAACACTGCCCTTCAACTCATTTTTGTAATGGAAGGGTGTATGGTGGCGTTCATTGGAATTTGCGGTGGTATTTTGGTCTCGGCTCTCATTCTTTACCTTCAAATACAGTTTGGTTTAATTCGTTTGCCATATTCTGAAGGGTTTATTATTTCAAGCTATCCGGTGTTTATCGAGTACTCCGATTTTATTGTTGTCATTTTAGCTACACTTTTTATTTCGATACTTGCAAGCCTTTACCCAGCTTACAAAGCAAAAGAGCTGTCTTTGCGTTATGCAAAATTTCGAGAGGATCGGGATTAA
- a CDS encoding LEA type 2 family protein, translated as MPNKKNFLRFSVLASVIALLILFNGCASVMKQVEGILTLTKCEFRLASLSEPKLAGISVERIASPSDLSFSDAARLTLALTQAELPLTFRLNVEVKNPNQRAASLTRFQWRLFIDDLEMTAGTVSSPVSISANATAIVPMEMTVDLKKSLAGRSLETLKNFAFNLAGVGGKPTRVMLRVKPSLQVGSMMIDYPNEIDVRTEFTGGKK; from the coding sequence ATGCCGAACAAAAAAAATTTCCTCCGATTTTCAGTACTTGCCTCTGTAATAGCACTTTTGATTTTATTCAATGGTTGTGCCTCGGTGATGAAACAGGTTGAGGGAATCCTGACGCTCACGAAGTGTGAATTTCGCTTAGCGTCTTTAAGCGAGCCTAAACTTGCAGGGATTTCGGTGGAGCGTATTGCATCGCCTTCTGATCTATCCTTTTCTGATGCTGCGCGTCTGACACTTGCCCTTACGCAAGCCGAATTGCCTCTCACCTTTCGTTTGAATGTGGAAGTGAAAAACCCGAATCAACGTGCGGCGTCTCTGACACGATTTCAATGGCGGCTATTTATTGATGACCTCGAAATGACGGCCGGAACTGTATCATCGCCAGTGTCTATTTCAGCAAATGCAACTGCAATTGTTCCAATGGAAATGACGGTTGATTTAAAGAAATCTCTTGCGGGGCGCTCGCTTGAAACCCTCAAAAACTTTGCGTTTAATTTGGCCGGAGTTGGTGGAAAGCCCACGCGTGTGATGTTGCGGGTGAAACCCAGCTTACAAGTGGGGTCAATGATGATTGACTATCCAAATGAGATTGATGTAAGAACGGAATTCACAGGTGGAAAAAAGTGA
- a CDS encoding tetratricopeptide repeat protein has protein sequence MQSAPDSINQLESRLSEIRDPKERVNLLNKIAWEKRFIDTHAAMEYAGIANQLSIQIGYEIGLAYSLRNEGICSYLLSNYEDGLLKTLEALELFERFNDQNGEASTFNIVGTIYEGLGIYASALDSYLKSAKHFQSLNDLQGQATVLNNIGNIYQKQGDYDKALEYHLSSLKIKESSGDLQGQAKSLNNIGLVYEKMGDVVNAIDYHIKCMKLTDSIGDTQGYATAFLNIGSFYHTLGNYEKALDYHFISLTIFDEMGDKNSLAITYNNIGRIYHSLGHYAKALENILEALNIATQINAKEILCDVYQALAAAYEIEGDFVNALDAQRKFTMFKEEMFNEETRRKMRSLQVNFEVIRMEREKEIYYLRNTELKRANVALEKSLKEAEQLRRDAEKRKEEAEQANKLKSELLGIAAHDLKNPLQTIMGFSRLIEEEADKPAQVVEMSNYIYNSSTRMFNIISNLLKMSAVESGTLNLNLQVLDFNQIVAAAAKNNFILAEAKNQKLQISLSRETYVIADEERLMDIFDNLISNAIKYSPIGKPVFISTEKMIIDSSETPSLEAITDAKSLEAFSSPKPQVFVRLSVRDQGQGLTEKDKTKLFGKFQRLSAKPTAGESSTGLGLSIVKQYVDLFGGKVWAESEGKDKGSAFIVEFPCVPPEEVVMVRE, from the coding sequence ATGCAATCAGCGCCTGACTCGATTAATCAACTTGAATCCCGGCTCTCGGAAATCCGCGACCCAAAAGAGCGGGTTAATCTCCTCAATAAAATTGCTTGGGAAAAACGCTTTATCGATACCCACGCCGCGATGGAGTATGCCGGAATCGCCAATCAACTTTCCATTCAAATCGGATATGAAATTGGCTTAGCCTACAGTTTGCGAAACGAAGGGATTTGCAGCTATTTGCTTTCAAACTATGAAGATGGTCTATTAAAAACGCTGGAGGCTTTAGAGCTTTTTGAACGATTCAATGATCAGAATGGAGAAGCCTCTACATTTAATATTGTTGGTACGATTTACGAAGGACTTGGGATATATGCCTCTGCGCTTGATAGCTACCTCAAAAGCGCCAAGCACTTTCAATCCTTAAATGACCTTCAAGGCCAAGCGACAGTGCTAAATAACATCGGCAATATCTATCAAAAGCAAGGGGATTATGATAAAGCTCTTGAGTATCATCTGAGCAGTTTGAAAATCAAAGAATCGAGTGGCGATTTGCAAGGTCAGGCGAAGTCGCTCAATAACATTGGTCTTGTTTATGAAAAGATGGGTGATGTCGTAAATGCCATTGATTATCACATCAAGTGCATGAAACTCACCGATTCCATTGGGGATACGCAGGGCTATGCCACGGCGTTTCTCAATATTGGCTCATTTTATCATACACTTGGCAACTACGAAAAAGCCCTTGATTACCATTTTATCAGCCTCACCATTTTTGATGAAATGGGCGATAAGAATAGCCTTGCCATTACTTACAATAATATTGGACGCATTTACCATAGCTTGGGTCATTATGCCAAAGCGCTCGAAAATATCTTAGAAGCGTTAAATATTGCCACGCAAATTAATGCCAAGGAAATTTTATGCGATGTGTATCAGGCCCTTGCAGCGGCGTATGAAATTGAAGGTGATTTTGTGAATGCGCTAGATGCACAACGGAAGTTCACGATGTTTAAAGAAGAAATGTTTAATGAAGAAACGCGCCGTAAGATGCGAAGCCTTCAAGTCAATTTTGAAGTTATTCGGATGGAGCGTGAAAAGGAAATTTATTATTTGCGAAATACCGAACTGAAGCGTGCGAATGTTGCACTTGAGAAATCGCTTAAAGAAGCCGAGCAACTTCGCAGAGATGCTGAAAAGCGAAAGGAAGAAGCAGAACAGGCCAATAAACTGAAGTCTGAGCTTTTAGGAATTGCTGCGCATGATTTAAAAAATCCGCTTCAAACCATAATGGGCTTTTCGCGATTGATTGAAGAAGAAGCCGATAAGCCTGCGCAAGTGGTTGAGATGTCGAATTACATCTACAATTCTTCGACTCGCATGTTCAACATCATTTCGAATTTGCTGAAGATGTCGGCCGTTGAAAGCGGGACATTGAATCTCAATCTTCAAGTTTTGGACTTTAACCAAATTGTGGCGGCTGCGGCTAAGAATAATTTTATACTTGCCGAAGCAAAAAACCAGAAACTCCAAATTTCTCTTTCTCGGGAAACCTATGTGATAGCCGATGAAGAGCGGCTAATGGATATTTTTGATAATCTTATTTCAAATGCTATCAAATATTCTCCAATCGGAAAACCGGTTTTTATTTCTACAGAAAAAATGATAATTGATTCCTCTGAAACACCTTCTTTAGAGGCAATCACCGATGCGAAAAGTTTGGAAGCCTTTTCTTCACCAAAACCGCAGGTTTTTGTTCGGCTTTCTGTTCGCGACCAAGGTCAGGGGCTGACGGAGAAAGACAAGACAAAACTCTTTGGAAAATTTCAACGACTTTCAGCGAAACCCACAGCAGGCGAATCTTCAACGGGTTTAGGGCTTTCGATTGTGAAACAGTATGTGGATTTATTTGGCGGAAAGGTTTGGGCGGAGTCGGAGGGGAAAGACAAAGGCTCGGCATTTATTGTTGAGTTTCCTTGTGTCCCGCCCGAAGAAGTGGTGATGGTGCGGGAATAA
- a CDS encoding PBECR2 nuclease fold domain-containing protein, whose translation MDENHFFVDRRNHTIRLSKERWNHIETNHPELQESFALIEETLVNPDSITLSKSDSEIELYYKWYKQTEVGSKYLCVVVKKSDKDNFIVTTYFTNKIKTGVELWKKK comes from the coding sequence ATGGATGAGAATCATTTTTTCGTAGATAGGAGAAATCACACGATAAGACTTTCAAAAGAACGATGGAATCACATTGAAACAAACCATCCCGAATTGCAAGAAAGTTTCGCATTAATTGAAGAAACATTAGTGAATCCCGATTCGATAACATTATCAAAATCAGACAGTGAGATAGAGTTGTACTACAAGTGGTATAAACAAACTGAGGTTGGGAGTAAATATTTATGTGTTGTTGTAAAAAAAAGTGATAAAGATAACTTTATTGTAACAACTTATTTTACCAATAAAATAAAGACTGGGGTAGAGTTATGGAAAAAGAAATAA
- a CDS encoding AAA family ATPase, translated as MRIEKLHIKNFKVFADAEIKELSNMCVFLGANGSGKSTLFDVFGFLSACLKNNVRSAINNRGGYKEVVTRGKEKEDIEFEIKFRNEGKTKQPIITYQLSVGQESGKIVVKKEILSYRRGKTGRPYRFLDFSNGEGKAIVNEEEFEKEKQDFKEERKDYKLDAPDILAIKGLGQFQEFKAVADFRRLLDNWYIANFQIPDAKKSQDIGVSETLSPTGDNLALVADYIYENHRETFNKILEKMKQRVPGISQVDAEKTSDGRIVLRFQDGAFKDPFISRYVSDGTLKMFAYLILLYSPNRYPLLCIEEPENYLHPALLKELAEEFRDYANRGGQVFISSHSPDFVNALEIDELFWLKKENGYTTIHRAQDDDLVSQLTKEGDKLGWLWNQGYLKGSNPNS; from the coding sequence GTGAGAATAGAAAAACTTCATATCAAAAATTTCAAAGTCTTTGCTGATGCTGAAATCAAAGAGCTTTCCAACATGTGCGTCTTTTTGGGCGCAAATGGTTCAGGCAAGTCAACGCTTTTCGATGTTTTTGGATTTTTGAGTGCGTGCTTGAAAAATAATGTGCGTTCAGCCATTAACAATCGTGGCGGGTATAAAGAAGTTGTCACTCGTGGCAAAGAAAAAGAAGACATTGAGTTTGAAATCAAGTTCAGAAATGAGGGCAAAACAAAACAGCCCATCATTACCTATCAACTCAGTGTGGGGCAAGAATCGGGGAAAATCGTTGTAAAGAAAGAGATTTTAAGTTATAGACGAGGAAAAACCGGACGGCCTTACCGATTCTTAGATTTTTCAAACGGTGAGGGGAAGGCAATTGTCAATGAAGAAGAGTTTGAAAAAGAGAAACAAGATTTCAAAGAAGAGAGAAAAGATTACAAATTAGACGCGCCAGATATATTAGCCATTAAAGGACTGGGTCAGTTTCAAGAATTCAAAGCGGTAGCTGATTTTCGGAGGTTGCTTGACAATTGGTATATCGCCAACTTCCAAATACCAGACGCCAAAAAAAGCCAAGACATCGGTGTAAGTGAAACACTCTCGCCAACAGGCGATAACCTCGCTTTAGTTGCCGATTACATCTATGAGAATCACCGTGAGACCTTTAATAAAATTTTGGAGAAAATGAAACAGCGCGTTCCGGGCATTTCTCAAGTTGATGCTGAGAAAACATCCGACGGCAGAATCGTTTTGAGGTTTCAAGACGGCGCATTCAAAGACCCGTTTATTTCTCGCTATGTCTCTGACGGAACACTAAAGATGTTCGCCTACCTAATTCTTCTATACTCTCCCAATCGCTATCCGCTTCTCTGCATTGAAGAACCTGAAAATTATCTTCATCCTGCTCTACTTAAAGAACTTGCAGAAGAATTTCGCGATTATGCCAATCGCGGCGGGCAAGTCTTCATTTCCTCGCACTCACCAGATTTTGTGAATGCTTTAGAAATTGATGAACTTTTTTGGCTTAAAAAAGAAAATGGTTATACAACGATTCACCGCGCACAAGATGACGACCTCGTCAGTCAATTGACAAAGGAAGGCGATAAACTGGGTTGGCTTTGGAATCAAGGCTACTTAAAAGGCAGCAACCCCAATTCTTAG